In Gammaproteobacteria bacterium, one DNA window encodes the following:
- a CDS encoding aldehyde dehydrogenase family protein, with protein sequence MSASASFAPIHVRNPRTGERDYVLKPATPDEVASTADRLRMNQPAWLDLGLEKRIEAMNAFADAVQDNRQAIFDALCADTGRVLITHIEIDNLRHMTDRMAGFARDLIKKEAARNSAVPTIMARTQLVPYPLVGIISPWNFPFLLGMIDSVPALLAGSAILYKPSEITPRHADPVRECFAQVPGLADVVDYAMGAGATGEAVIDNTDAVCFTGSVRTGRIVAERAAGNFIPAFLEMGGKDPAIVLESADLERTAQVLLRGSVAATGQACQSVERIYVARPLHDALVERLAELASNVTLNTEAPDKGHIGPLIFEKQLATIQSHIDDAVEKGATVHCGGKHVDNGGTWYPATVVSGVNHTMRIMTDETFGPVLPVMPFDSIEEAVELANDSRYGLSANVFAGSEEEGVEVGRRLNGGVISVNEASLSGSVHEFEQEPFNLSGLGRSRMGPAGVERFYRHKLILSDSSPEARNIDAYAEPAT encoded by the coding sequence ATGTCCGCATCCGCCTCATTCGCCCCGATCCACGTCCGCAACCCGCGCACCGGCGAGCGCGACTACGTGCTCAAGCCCGCCACGCCCGACGAGGTCGCATCCACCGCCGACCGCCTGCGCATGAACCAGCCCGCCTGGCTGGACCTCGGACTGGAGAAGCGCATCGAGGCAATGAACGCGTTCGCGGACGCCGTGCAGGACAACCGCCAGGCGATCTTCGACGCGCTCTGCGCGGACACGGGACGCGTCCTGATCACGCACATCGAGATCGACAACCTCAGGCACATGACCGACCGGATGGCCGGCTTCGCCCGCGATCTGATCAAGAAAGAAGCGGCGCGTAACAGTGCGGTGCCCACCATCATGGCGCGCACGCAACTGGTCCCCTACCCCCTGGTCGGCATCATCTCGCCCTGGAACTTCCCCTTCCTGCTGGGAATGATCGACTCGGTCCCGGCGCTTCTCGCGGGCAGCGCGATCCTCTACAAGCCCAGCGAGATCACGCCCCGCCACGCGGACCCCGTTCGCGAGTGCTTCGCCCAGGTCCCCGGACTTGCGGACGTGGTCGATTACGCGATGGGCGCCGGGGCGACCGGCGAGGCCGTGATCGACAACACCGACGCCGTCTGCTTCACGGGCAGCGTGCGCACCGGGCGCATCGTCGCCGAACGCGCGGCCGGCAATTTCATCCCCGCGTTCCTGGAAATGGGCGGCAAGGACCCGGCCATCGTCCTGGAGTCGGCCGATCTGGAGCGCACCGCCCAGGTCCTGTTGCGTGGTTCGGTCGCGGCGACGGGCCAGGCCTGCCAGTCCGTGGAGCGCATCTACGTGGCCCGCCCGCTGCACGACGCGCTGGTCGAGCGCCTCGCGGAGTTGGCCTCCAACGTAACGCTCAATACCGAAGCACCCGACAAGGGCCACATCGGCCCGCTGATCTTCGAGAAGCAGCTCGCGACCATCCAGTCGCACATCGACGACGCCGTCGAAAAGGGCGCGACCGTGCATTGCGGAGGCAAGCACGTCGATAACGGCGGCACCTGGTATCCGGCGACCGTCGTGAGCGGTGTCAACCACACGATGCGCATCATGACCGACGAGACCTTCGGCCCCGTGCTGCCCGTCATGCCCTTCGACAGCATCGAGGAGGCCGTCGAACTGGCCAACGATTCGCGCTACGGCCTCAGCGCCAACGTCTTCGCCGGCAGCGAGGAAGAAGGCGTGGAAGTGGGCCGGCGCCTGAACGGCGGCGTTATCAGCGTCAACGAAGCATCGCTGTCCGGCTCGGTCCACGAATTCGAGCAGGAACCCTTCAACCTCTCGGGCCTGGGCCGCTCCCGCATGGGCCCCGCCGGCGTCGAACGCTTCTACCGCCACAAGCTCATCCTCTCCGACTCGTCTCCCGAAGCCCGCAACATCGACGCCTACGCCGAACCTGCCACGTAA